ATAAATGCAGATCGTAATTCAATGGCTAATAGATACATTGTTAAAATGGATATGAACGGGGAAGGATATACTAAGAATTACCTGTCACATGAAGATCTGATGAAAGGGGCAGAAATCAACTTCCAAATGGGCGCGATACCGAATAAAAAGAGGGGGGTAAAGAAAAAAGATTATCCGTATTCATTTTCCAATGAGAAATAAATAGAATCTAATGATGATTTAAAATCGTTAAAAAGGGAATATTTAATTGATAGGATTCAATTCAGGTAAAATGAGGTTCATTTTGCTGTCCTACTTTGTAAACAGGTAACTATTGATTCACGAACAAAAAAACAAATGATATGGAAAGAAGAGCTTTTCTAAAAAACTCAGCATTTGCCGGAGCTTTAGGGGTAATTACAACGAATGTTGCCGCCGATAACTTATCTGTAAAACAACCAGAGAACGAAATCTCTTCGATTTCAGAATTGTCGTTCAACAAAGAGGGCAAGTTTAAAATACTACAGTTAACCGATACGCACTATATTGCGGGAAATCCAAAATCGAAAAGGGCATTAAACAACGTCAATCAAATGTTGGATTTAGAAAAACCAGATTTAGTTATCCATACAGGCGATGTAATCTTCGGCAAACCTGCAGAACGTTCATTGCACGAAATTCTGTCGCCAATTTCAGAACGTAAAATCCCTTTTGCAGTAACGCTGGGAAATCACGATGAGGAATTTGATAAAACTCGCGATGAAATGGCTGAAATAATAAGCAGTATGCCCTACAATATCAATAAAAACATAAAAGGGATTACTGGATCAACGAATTGTATTCTTTCACTTAATTCTTCGAAAGAGGAGAAAACGGAATGGGTATTTTATCTTTTCGATACCAATCGCAAATCAACAATAGATGACATAGGAGGATACGGATACATTAATTTCGACCAAATAGCATGGTATCGACAACAAAGCCAGAATTTCACAAAGATGAATGGAGGCGAGCCCATTCCGTCACTGGCTTTTTTTCATATTCCGATAATTGAATACAAAACAGCGGCATGCGATGATCGAACTTTTTTAAGGGGCATAAGGGGTGAAAAAGTTTGTTCTCCCAAAGTAAACTCCGGAGTATTTGTATCGATGAAAGAGATGGGCGACATAAAAGCCATAAGTGTTGGACACGACCATGATTGTGATTATGCTGCTTACTGGAATAATATGTTCTTAATGTACGGGCGTTTCAGCGGATGCGATACCGTTTATAACAACATAAAACCCAATGGGGCCCGAGTTTTTGAATTAACAGAAGGAAAAGACACATTTCGTTCGTGGATTCGTTTGTTTGGTGGAGAAATTATTCAGGTTCTGCAATATCCGAACGACTTTATAAAGAAAAAGTAAGATTAATTATCCCCTTAGCGATCTCTCTGATTTATTGATGCTCTTTTTCACCCGGAAAACTTAGGAAGCGTTGAAAGGTTCAATTAACGAACAGACAATCTGATAATTCCTTTGAGCTTGATTGTTGGACTTTGGAAGAGGTGAATTTCATCAGTGCTGTATCCACTTTGAAATCATCAGACTTTTTTCCCTAATCCCTTTGAGGAAACAATCTATTTCGGAATCTAGTATTTTGCTTTATTCCATGAATGGCAAACTTATTGGCAATAAAAAGAATTCAAACAACCCCAGCTGAAACTTGGGGTTGTTTGAAGAGTGAAGCCTACAAAACTATTAAATCTGATAATTTTTCTGGTAATAGATTAAGTCAAAAAAAATGAGTTGATTGATGGTGTATAGAAAGGGGTATTATTTGTACTGAACAATCAAAAATTGAGGGGTTTCTGAAAGCTTTAGATTTATTGTTGTTTCATTTACATCAGCGTTTACTTTGTCTCCGTTTTCATCTTTGTTTTTGGGAAAAACAGAATAGGCAGATGTCGGCTTAATTTTTAAATCGAGCTGATAAGCAGAAGTTGCGCCTGTATCATTGCTGGAGTTAGTTTCTCTGGTCCAGAGCACATAAATCTTCTCTGACTTATTTGAGTTTTCAAATTCGAAGCAATAGTTTTCATTGACGCCGGATTTTTCAGCGTAGGAAATCACCTTTTTAAAAACCGCCGAACCGAGAATATTTTGTACTAGTATCTGGTAATAGAACGATGGTTTTCGTTTATGAGCCATTTGCTTGTCAAAGAAGTAACCACTTGATGCATATTGGTTGATGTCATGGCTGTTACTGTCAGAGGCCATAAACATAAATGCTTTTTCAAACCCCATTTTTAATAAAATAAAATAGGAGCGAAGCAGATAATTGGCTTGCTGTTCAAAATCAGCATAGGTATACGAATGTTGTTTGTTTTCGTCTATGTAGGTATCCCAGCCAAACTCTGTCATCCAAAAAGGCATTCCGGGAATCGTTCTGTCTCTCCATTTTAAAAGAGGTGTGAGATCTTTTTCAAAGCCGTAAATTTCATTTTCCGGAGAATATGCATCGGTTTCGTCTTTACAATACATATGAATATTAATAACATCAAAGGGTATTTTACTATTGGAACTGTCCAATATTTTTTGAAGGTACACGGTGTCTGTTTTTGCAAGCCCGGCGAGTACGTGTTGTGCATTCGGGTCCACTGATTTTATGCCAAGCAGAGGGTGTTTCTGACTTGTGTCAATTCCGGTGCCGTCGTGAACGGCGTTGCAGTATTTTGCATAGTCTTCTGCTTTCCATCGAGGATTATACCACCAATAGTCTGGTTCATTATCATCTTCATAGTAGGTAATGTAATTGAGGCCACTAAGTTTATCCGCTGTTTTTAATAGTGATGAATCAATTTTTTGAGATCCATAACGAGCGACCAGTTGGCTAACAAACTCAATTCTTTCGAGGTAGTCAGAAGCTTGGGATCCGTCC
The DNA window shown above is from uncultured Sunxiuqinia sp. and carries:
- a CDS encoding metallophosphoesterase family protein is translated as MERRAFLKNSAFAGALGVITTNVAADNLSVKQPENEISSISELSFNKEGKFKILQLTDTHYIAGNPKSKRALNNVNQMLDLEKPDLVIHTGDVIFGKPAERSLHEILSPISERKIPFAVTLGNHDEEFDKTRDEMAEIISSMPYNINKNIKGITGSTNCILSLNSSKEEKTEWVFYLFDTNRKSTIDDIGGYGYINFDQIAWYRQQSQNFTKMNGGEPIPSLAFFHIPIIEYKTAACDDRTFLRGIRGEKVCSPKVNSGVFVSMKEMGDIKAISVGHDHDCDYAAYWNNMFLMYGRFSGCDTVYNNIKPNGARVFELTEGKDTFRSWIRLFGGEIIQVLQYPNDFIKKK